AGTCTAGGATGTTGTCCAGTTCGCTGCAGATCGGCGATGTTTGGCGGAGAAGCGTTGGATTTCCGTGCGTGGGCGTATGTCAGTGCCCGACCTGCGCCGGCGCCAGCCACCGCACCAGCTGCGCGGGCGGGAGCGGGCCGGCATGCGTGGCCAAAATGCGCCCATCGGCGTCGATCAGCACGCTATAAGGCAACACCTGACGCGTATTGCCGAGTTTCAATGAGGTGCTGGGTGGGCCAAGATCGCCGATCAGGATGGGGTAATCCACCGCATGTGCGGCCAAAAAGGCGCGAACGTGCGCAGGCTCATCCATTGCAATTCCAACCACGATCGCCCCCTGTTCGCCGAACTTGGCCTGGGCCTCGGCCAACGCCGGCATCTCCTGCAGGCATGGCGCGCACCAGCTGGCCCAGAAATTCAGCAGCACCCGGCGGCCGCGGTAATCGTCCAGCCGGTGCGGCTTGCCATCCAGGTCGGGCAGCACCAGCGGCGGCAGCGGCTGGCCGAGCAGGCTTGGCGGCGGCGAATCGACTTGCCGCTGGTGGCGTTGCGCGTAGCCGCCCAGCGCGGCGGCCAGCACCGCCAGGCCGATGATCAGCCAGTTGCTGCGGCTCAGCATCAGCGCGTCGCTTCGGTCAGCGCCTGCTCGACCATCGAGTAGGTCAGCACGGTGGGCAGCTGTCGGCCCGGTCCGAGGTTTTTCGGGAACACCACGTACAGCGGCACACCGGGCGAGTGGTATTCCTGCAGGAAGGCGCTGATGGCCGGGTTGACGTCGGTCCAGTCGCCCTTCATGTAGACCGTGTCGGTGCGCCTGAGCAGGTTGCGGAACGCCTGCGTGTTCAGCACCGCGTGCTCGTTCGCCTTGCAGGTGACGCACCAGTCGGCGGTGATGTCGACGAACACCGGGGTGCCGGCGGCGCGCAATTCGGTAAGTTTCTGCGGGCTGTAGGCGACCACGCCCTGCTCGGCCGTGGCGGCCGCCGACGGCGGTGGCACGTGGGCCAGCAGGTACAGCGGCGCCAGGGTGGCGAGCGCCAGCATTACCACCGCGACCTTGCTGGCCGCGCCGCGCGAGCGGCTGCGCTCGAACCACCACAGCGTCATCGCCAGCAGCACCATCGCCACCAGCACCAGGCCGACCGCGTCGGCGCCGCGCTGGTTCGCCAGCACCCAGACCAGCCAGGCGGCGGTGAGGAACATCGGGAACGCCAGCACCTGCTTCAGCGTTTCCATCCAGCGCCCCGGCTTCGGCAGCAGGCGCGCCAGCGCGGGCACGAAGCCGACCGCCAGGAACGGCAGCGCCAACCCCACGCCCAGCACAATGAACACCAGCAGCGCCGACAGCATCGGCGCGGCGAACGCATAGGCCAGCGCGCTGCCCATGAACGGCGCGGTGCACGGGCTGGCCACCACCACCGCCAGCACGCCAGTGAAGAAGTCACCGGCCGGCCCGGAACGCGATGCCAGCGACGCGCCGGTGTTGCCCAGCGAGGCGCCGAACTGCACCACGCCGGACATCGACAGGCCTACCGCCAGCATCACGCAGGCCAGCACGCCCACCAGCAGCGGCTGCTGCAACTGCGAGCCCCAGCCCAGCGCATGACCCGCGGCGCGCAGGGCGAGGATGCCCAGCCCAAGCGCGGCAAAGCTGCACAGCACGCCGGCGGTGTAGAACAGCGCATGGCGGCGCGCGGTGGCGCGGTTCTCGCCGCTTTCCAGCACGCTGACCGCCTTGATCGACAGCACCGGCAGCACACACGGCATCAGGTTCAGCACCAGGCCGCCGCCCAGCGCCAGCAGCAGGGCGGCGAGTAGGCTGACCTGCAATGGGCCGCCGACAAGATCGGCCGGTGGCAGCTCCGGCGCCGGTGTGCCGGCCGTTGCCGCACCGCTGTTCAGCTCGATGTCCACCGTGCGCGTCATCAGCGGATAGCACAGGCCGCCGTCCTGGCAGCCCTGGAAACTCGCCTGCAGCGCGAGATGCGTGCGGCCGGCCAGGTCGCCCTCCACCGTCACCGGCAGTTCGACCTGGTCGAAGTAGACGATGACCTCGCCGTAATGTTCATCGCGATGCGCGACGCCGGGCGGCCACGCGGGCGTCAGCGTGAGACCAGCGGCGTCGGCGAGCTTCAGCGCGGTCTGGTCGCGGTACAGGTAGTAGCCCTTCGGCATCGTCCAGCGCAGCAACAGGTGTTTGGGACCCTGCGCCAGCGCCTCGAAGTGGAACGCCTGCTCGGTCGGCAGCGGTGCGCCCACCGCGGTCGTACCGGTGCTGCTGCCCAGCCGGCTGAGTGCCGCACCCAATGCATTGCCGGCCGCCGGCGTCGCCGCCACGCCGGCGTTGGCCGGCAGCGGCAGGTCCAGCTTCTCGGTATGCGGCGGATAGCAGATCTTCGGGTCGACCTCGTGGCAGCCCTGGTATTGCACGCTCAGGGTGAGTCGCGTGGTGCCGGCGGCGACCGTGTACGGGATGCTGGCGTCGACGCCGTGGCGGTAGGTTTCCACGTCGCCGAGATACTCGTCGTGGTCCTTCCTGCCGTCCGGCAGCTGCGCCTCGCCGAGCGTGACGCCGTCGCCGCCCTTGAACTTCATGCGGCCGCGGTAGAGGTAGTAGTCCGGTGCGATGGTCCAGTGCAGCTTCAGCACGCCCGGGGTGCTGGTGTCGGCGCTGAGCTTGTAGGCCTCGGTCACCGGCAGCAGGCTTTCCGTGTCCTGCGCCGGCGCGGGCGCGGTGCACAGCAGGCCGAGCAGCAGCAGGGCCAGTGCGGGCAGGCGGGCGGCCAGGCGGCCGGAGATCAGGCGCATCGCGATTCCAGTGGCACAACGGCAGGACAGCCATTATGGACCATGCCGATCGCGCTTCCGTTCCTTACGGCCTTATGCCTCCTCGGGGGCCAGCGCTGGCGCGGCGCGCCGTGTGCGCACCAGCCCGGTGGTGAGCGCGGTGCCGAGCAGGATCACCGCGCAGCCGCCGAGCAGGCGCGCGCTCACCGGCTCGCCCAGCAGCAGCGCACCCCACAGCACGCCGAACGCCGGGATCAGGTACGGGATCACCATGATCCGCGTCGCGCCGACCCGCGCCAGCACCCAGAAGAACAGCACGTAGGCCAGCGCCGTGCACAGCACGGCCAGCCCCGCGGCGGCCAGCCAGGCCTGCAGCGGCGGTGGCTGCGCCGGCCACGCCAGCAGCGTGGTCGGCAACAGCAGCAGCGCGGCCACCATGTGGCTGCCGACCGTCACCACCAGCGGCGTCACCCGGCCCAGACGCAGGTGGGTGTAATGCACCGCAAAGCCGTACAGCACGGTGGCGGCGACGCAGGCCAGCAGCGCCACGCCCGCGCCCGGCCCCAGCGCGAGGCTGCCCTCAGCCAGCCAGACCACGCCGGCAAAGCCGATCGCCAGCCCGGCGCCGCGCCATACATCCAGTCGCTGGCCCAGCCACAGCCAGCCGATCAGCGCGGCGAACATCGGCGTCATGCCGTCGATGATCGAGGCCACGCCCGCCGGCAGGCTGCGCGTGGCGAAGGTGAACAGCACGAACGGCAGCGCCGAGTTGGTCAGCCCGACCACCGCGATCGGCCACCAGTGCGCCCGCCATTCGGCCAACCGCGCACGCGAGACCAGCAGCGGCAGGAAGCACAGCGCGGCGCCGATCGCGCGCAGCCCGGCCAGCGGCAGCGCGCCGAAGGCGCCGGCACCCATGCGCATGAACAGGAACGAGCCGCCCCACAGGGCGCCCAGCGACAGCAGCACAGCGTAGTCGATCTTCTTCATCTTGGGGAGGCGGCAGCGGGGTGGCGAAGATGCAATTTAACGCCCTGCCGCTGACAAGGATTGTCAGCAGTCTTGCGCTGCCTCGCCGGTCGCCTCGCGCACCCAGTCCAGGTAGGCCGCGTGGCCGCGCTCCACCGGTACCGCGACCAGCTCGGGCAGCTCGTACGGGTGCAGTTGGAGCAGGCGGCTTTTCAGCGCGTCGAAGCGGACGGCAGTGGTCTTGATCAGCAGCAGTTCCTCGCGGTCCTGGCTCACCGCGCCCTGCCAGCGGTAGGTGGAGTGGACGCCGGGCAGGCGGTTGACGCAGGCGGCCAGCCGCTCGCCGACCAGGGCTTCGGCGATCGCCTGGGCGCTGGCGGCGTCGGGACAGCTGCAATAGCAGAGCAGGACGGTGGCGGGGTCGGTCATGCCTGAAGCGTACCCGGGTCGCGCCGGCCGTGCGTGGCCATGGGCGATTTGGCGGCCAGCCCTTGAAACGGAGCCCGGTCCGCCCAATTAGCTGCTGCATCCCCGGTTCGCCAAGCTCTTGCAGCGGGGTCGCATACCCGTAAAATTGGCACTCGTTCACTTCGAGTGCTAGCAAGACCGCCGGCCCGGGTCTTGAAAGCCTTGTCCGTCCACCATCCAAGTCAGCTGGAGTCATCCATGAGCACACTGCGTCCCCTGCACGATCGCGTCATCGTCAAGCGTCTCGAAGAAGAGCGCGTCTCCGCCGGAGGCATCGTCATCCCCGACAGCGCCACCGAGAAGCCGACCCGCGGCAAGGTCGTCGCCGCCGGCACCGGCCTGATCATGAGCGACGGCAAGGTGCGCCCGATGTCGCTGAAGGCCGGCGACGTGGTGCTGTTCGGCAAGTACGCCGGCCAGGAAATCAAGATCGACGGCGAAGAGCTGGTCTTCCTGAAGGAAGACGACATCGTGGCGGTGATCGAGGGCTAAGAGCCGGGATTGGGGATTCGGGATTCGCAGGCGCATCGCGCTTCGTCCCGATCATCGCCGTCCCGTCCCGTTCTCGCCACATCCGCTTTTCCGAATCCCAAATCCCGAATCCCAAATCCCGGAGTCAAGTTATGGCAGCCAAAGAAGTCCGTTTCGGCGAAGACGCCCGCTCGCGCATGCTCAAGGGCGTGAACACGCTCGCCAATGCCGTCAAGGTCACGCTCGGCCCGAAGGGCCGCAACGTCGTGCTCGAGAAGAGCTTCGGCGCACCCACGATCACCAAGGACGGCGTGTCCGTCGCCAAGGAGATCGAGCTGGCCGACAAGTACGAGAACCTCGGCGCGCAGATCGTCAAGGAAGCCGCCTCCAAGACCTCCGACGTCGCCGGTGACGGCACTACCACCGCCACCGTGCTGGCGCAGGCGTTCATCCAGGAAGGCCTCAAGGCCGTCGCCGCGGGCATGAACCCGATGGACCTGAAGCGCGGCATCGACAAGGCCGTCGCGGCCGCCGTCGGCGAGCTGAAGAAGCTCTCCAACCCGACCGCGAACGACAAGGAAATCGCCCAGGTCGGCACCATCTCGGCCAACTCCGACACCAACATCGGCGACATCATCGCCACCGCGATGAAGAAGGTCGGCAAGGAAGGCGTGATCACCGTCGAGGAGGGCTCGGGCCTGGACAACGAGCTGGACGTGGTCGAGGGCATGCAGTTCGACCGCGGCTACCTGTCGCCGTACTTCATCAACAACCAGCAGAGCCAGCAGGTCGAGCTGGACGACCCGTACATCCTGATCCACGACAAGAAGATCTCCAACGTGCGCGAGCTGCTGCCCGTGCTGGAAGCCGTCGCCAAGGCCGGCAAGCCGCTGCTGATCGTGGCCGAGGAAGTCGAGGGCGAGGCACTGGCCACGCTGGTGGTCAACACCATCCGCGGCATCGTCAAGGTCGCCGCCGTCAAGGCGCCGGGCTTCGGTGACCGTCGCAAGGCGATCCTGGAAGATATCGCCATCCTCACCAACGGCCAGGTCGTGTCCGAAGAAGTGGGCCTGTCGCTGGAGAAGACCACCATCGGCGATCTGGGCCGCGCCAAGCGCATCGTGATCACCAAGGAAAACACCACCATCATCGATGGTGCCGGCGAGGCGGAGAAGATCCAGTCGCGCATCAAGCAGATCAAGGCGCAGATCGAGGAGACCTCCTCCGACTACGACCGTGAGAAGCTGCAGGAACGCGTGGCCAAGCTGGCCGGTGGCGTGGCCGTGATCAAGGTCGGTGCCGCGACGGAAGTCGAGATGAAGGAAAAGAAGGCCCGCGTCGAAGACGCCCTGCATGCGACTCGTGCAGCCGTGGAAGAGGGTGTGGTGCCCGGCGGCGGCGTTGCGCTGATCCGTGCGCTGAAGGCAGTCGAAGGCCTCAAGGGCGACAACACCGACCAGAACCTGGGCATCGCGATCACCCGCCGCGCGCTGGAAGCGCCGCTGCGCGCGATCGTCGCCAACGCCGGCGAAGAGCCGAGCGTGGTGCTGAACAAGGTGAAGGAAGGCAAGGGCAACTACGGCTACAACGCCGCCAGCGGCGAGTTCGGCGATATGGTCGAGATGGGCATCCTGGATCCGACCAAGGTGACCCGCACGGCGCTGCAGCACGCCGCGTCGGTCGCCGGCCTGGCGATCACCACCGAGGCGATCGTCGCCGAACTGCCGAAGAAGGAAGAGCACAACCACGGCGCCGGCGGCATGGGCGGCGGCATGGGCGGCATGGGCGGCATGGATTTCTGAGTATCCCCCGCCGTTGCGCGGCGACGGATCAACTCGGCGCGTTCGAGCGGCAGGGCTGCCGCTCAACGCACCGGAAATCCAAGGCAACACGAAAAACCCCGCTACGGCGGGGTTTTTCTTTGGCCGCGTTGCGGCCTCGCCGTAGTGGCATGTTGTTGCATGCATCAAAAATGTTGTCGTGCTGCCGGCGAACGGACAGGGACGAGTCGATGAAATGCGGCGGGTTCCCGCGCCGGCTCAGGCGGCAGGGCGTGAGCTTCGAGCCGGTGCTTGGAAATGCATTCGACGAGACCGTTGCCGCGCCGGGTATGGCAGCTTCCCTGGCGATGAGCTTGGATGCCGCGTACTTTGCTACAGGTATCGACCATTGGCACAACCGCCGCCCCGACGATTGATTGGTACGCCTGCGCATCGCAGACAGGTCTCGCGGAGGGGCGGAAAGCCTTCGCGTCCAGTGTCGGCAGCAAAGTAAAAGCCCCGGGAGTTGCCTCCCGAGGCTTGGCGTTGCCGCATTCGCCGAAGGCTCAGTGCCCGTGGGCGTGGGCATTGCCGCTGACGTGGGCGTTGCCGCTGGCGTTGACGCCCCGCACGGCGTCACCGATCGAGCCGGCCGCGCGGTCGGTGGACTGGATCGCCGCATGTGCGTCGTCGCGCACCTCGCCGCCCACGCCCCGGCCCATCTCGCCAGCCTTGCCGGCATTGGCGGCGGTATCGAGGCCTTCGCCCGCGTCGGCGTTGGCGCCGGCATGCGCGTCGCCGGCGCCCGCTTCGATCGTGTCGTTGGCATCCGCGTCGGTGCCGGCGTGGTCGTCGATGTCCGAGCGGGTCTTGTCGACGGTCTTGCGGGCATGCTGTTTTACGTGGGAACTGCTGCGATGCAGGGTCCGTTCCGTCTGGGTGGTGGCCTGATCGGCGGCGTGGATGGCGCCGGGTGCGGCGACGCCGGCACGGATACCGGCATCGGCCCGGGTGCCGCCGCCCAGGTGGGCTTGGGCGAAAGCGGATGCGGTGAATACGCTGGCACCGATGACGAGCACGGAAAGCATGGTCTTGCGCATGGGATGAGCCTCCACGATAGGGGAAAGGCCGCCGAGCACGCCCCTGCGCGCCGCTCTGCGGGCAGGTCGAACCTAGGCGTCGCTGGCGAACTGTCGTCTGAACGTGGGGTCGCCGCCTTCAGCCGCCGGACAGTTCGCTGAACGGCGATCCCGACGCCGGCGCCGAATCCCTCGCGTCACTGGATGGTGGCGGACGACGGCCTCTGCGCGGCGTCGCGATGGGCAAGCACGCCGGTCGCCGTCGCCGCCGGCTGCGGCAGCAGGTTGTCCAGTTTGTCCTTCATGCGCAGCTGGTCGATACTGGCCATGGCCTGGTCGAGTTGCTGCTGCGCGTCGCCCGCGGGCAGCGGCGGCGCGCCGGGGGCTTCGGTGAGCGCGGCCAGCTGCGGGCCGACCAGTTCGGTCAGCGCGAAGTACGGGTCGTCGTGGATGCCGACGTGGGCCAGCAGCTTGCCGGGCAGCAGCCACGAAGCGGTTTCGACGCTGCTGCGCTTGCCCGGGCGCTTCGGATCGACCAACAGCCACACCCCGGCCTGGCCCAGCATGTCGCCGCCGTCGACGAAGCCGGTGGTCTGGTAACTGTTGCTGAGCGCGGGCAGGTGGTCGCCGTAGAACAGCAGCACGCTGGGCCGCTGACGCCCGGCCAGCAGTTTTGCCAGCCGGCCGAGTTCGGCGTCGGCGTGCTTCAGGTGGTAGAGGTAGGTTTGCAGTTCCAGCTTGTCCTGACCCGAGATGCCCTCGGGCACCGGAATCGCGTCGCGCTCGGCAACCTGGGCGGGCTCGACGTCGTACGGGCCGTGTGCCTCGATGCTGATGGCGAAAATGAACTGCGGCGGCCCGTCGTCCTTCAGCTGGACCATGATCTCGTCGGTCATCGCGCTGTCGGCCATGTACTGGCCGTCGTTCGTCGCGGTGGGCGGGAACGAGGACTGCGACACGAAGCGGTCGAAGCCGATCGCCTTGAAGGCAGTGGTGCGGTTCCAGAACGCCGGATCGTTGCCGTGCAGCGCGGTCGTGCGGTAGCCATGCCGGTTCAGCGTGCGCACCAGCCCCGGCAGTGCCTTGTGGCTCATCTGCAGGTAGGGGAACTGCAGGTTGTCGAAGTAGCGCAGCGACAAGCCGGTGAGCACCTCGAACTCGGTGCGGATGGTGCCGCCGCCGAAGGTAGGCACGTGCAGCTTGCCGCTGGTGCCGCGCGCGGCGAGCCGGCGCAGGTTTGGCGTGAAGTTGCTGCGTTCGTAGCCGCGCATGATGCTCGGGTCGAAGAACGACTCGCTCTGCACCACCACGATGTCGGGCAGTTCGCTGCCGGCCGCCGACGCCTGCATCGACTGCAGCAGGGCCGGCGTGGATTGCTCGATCAGCCTGGCCGCCGCGGCGCGGTCGGGCTTGCGCTCGCCCTTGTTGTATTCGAGATGGAACAGCATCAGCGTGCTGACCAGGCCGGAATGGGCGGTGGTGGAGATCGCCGACCACGGTTCGAGCCACAGCGTCCTGCCGTTGTAGACCTTGGCCCAGGCGGGCAGGCCGAGCAGGATGCTGGCCAGTGCCAGCGCCAGCACGCCGCCGCCGAGCAGCCGCGCGCCGCGGGTGCGGCGCGGGAACAGCGGCGGTTCAAGCCGCCACGCCGCGACAACCAAGGCCACCGCGGTGAGCAGGCCCAGGTACGGCCACGGGCTGTGCGGCAGGTAGCCGGAGAGGATGTGCATGCCGCCCTTGTGCAGCTGGCCGACGATGCGGAAATCGTCCGGCAGCAGCGGCGTGCCGAGGTTCGCCACCTTCAGCACGTTCACCGCGTACAGCAGCCCCTGCAGCAGGAACGCCAGCGCGAACGACAGCAGCGCGCGCCGGCTGATCGCCAGCAGTATGCCGGCCAGCAGCAGACCCGGCCAGGCGTTGGCCA
This genomic stretch from Rhodanobacter thiooxydans harbors:
- a CDS encoding TlpA family protein disulfide reductase, whose product is MLSRSNWLIIGLAVLAAALGGYAQRHQRQVDSPPPSLLGQPLPPLVLPDLDGKPHRLDDYRGRRVLLNFWASWCAPCLQEMPALAEAQAKFGEQGAIVVGIAMDEPAHVRAFLAAHAVDYPILIGDLGPPSTSLKLGNTRQVLPYSVLIDADGRILATHAGPLPPAQLVRWLAPAQVGH
- a CDS encoding protein-disulfide reductase DsbD family protein; translated protein: MRLISGRLAARLPALALLLLGLLCTAPAPAQDTESLLPVTEAYKLSADTSTPGVLKLHWTIAPDYYLYRGRMKFKGGDGVTLGEAQLPDGRKDHDEYLGDVETYRHGVDASIPYTVAAGTTRLTLSVQYQGCHEVDPKICYPPHTEKLDLPLPANAGVAATPAAGNALGAALSRLGSSTGTTAVGAPLPTEQAFHFEALAQGPKHLLLRWTMPKGYYLYRDQTALKLADAAGLTLTPAWPPGVAHRDEHYGEVIVYFDQVELPVTVEGDLAGRTHLALQASFQGCQDGGLCYPLMTRTVDIELNSGAATAGTPAPELPPADLVGGPLQVSLLAALLLALGGGLVLNLMPCVLPVLSIKAVSVLESGENRATARRHALFYTAGVLCSFAALGLGILALRAAGHALGWGSQLQQPLLVGVLACVMLAVGLSMSGVVQFGASLGNTGASLASRSGPAGDFFTGVLAVVVASPCTAPFMGSALAYAFAAPMLSALLVFIVLGVGLALPFLAVGFVPALARLLPKPGRWMETLKQVLAFPMFLTAAWLVWVLANQRGADAVGLVLVAMVLLAMTLWWFERSRSRGAASKVAVVMLALATLAPLYLLAHVPPPSAAATAEQGVVAYSPQKLTELRAAGTPVFVDITADWCVTCKANEHAVLNTQAFRNLLRRTDTVYMKGDWTDVNPAISAFLQEYHSPGVPLYVVFPKNLGPGRQLPTVLTYSMVEQALTEATR
- a CDS encoding DMT family transporter, giving the protein MKKIDYAVLLSLGALWGGSFLFMRMGAGAFGALPLAGLRAIGAALCFLPLLVSRARLAEWRAHWWPIAVVGLTNSALPFVLFTFATRSLPAGVASIIDGMTPMFAALIGWLWLGQRLDVWRGAGLAIGFAGVVWLAEGSLALGPGAGVALLACVAATVLYGFAVHYTHLRLGRVTPLVVTVGSHMVAALLLLPTTLLAWPAQPPPLQAWLAAAGLAVLCTALAYVLFFWVLARVGATRIMVIPYLIPAFGVLWGALLLGEPVSARLLGGCAVILLGTALTTGLVRTRRAAPALAPEEA
- the cutA gene encoding divalent-cation tolerance protein CutA: MTDPATVLLCYCSCPDAASAQAIAEALVGERLAACVNRLPGVHSTYRWQGAVSQDREELLLIKTTAVRFDALKSRLLQLHPYELPELVAVPVERGHAAYLDWVREATGEAAQDC
- a CDS encoding co-chaperone GroES, which translates into the protein MSTLRPLHDRVIVKRLEEERVSAGGIVIPDSATEKPTRGKVVAAGTGLIMSDGKVRPMSLKAGDVVLFGKYAGQEIKIDGEELVFLKEDDIVAVIEG
- the groL gene encoding chaperonin GroEL (60 kDa chaperone family; promotes refolding of misfolded polypeptides especially under stressful conditions; forms two stacked rings of heptamers to form a barrel-shaped 14mer; ends can be capped by GroES; misfolded proteins enter the barrel where they are refolded when GroES binds), which encodes MAAKEVRFGEDARSRMLKGVNTLANAVKVTLGPKGRNVVLEKSFGAPTITKDGVSVAKEIELADKYENLGAQIVKEAASKTSDVAGDGTTTATVLAQAFIQEGLKAVAAGMNPMDLKRGIDKAVAAAVGELKKLSNPTANDKEIAQVGTISANSDTNIGDIIATAMKKVGKEGVITVEEGSGLDNELDVVEGMQFDRGYLSPYFINNQQSQQVELDDPYILIHDKKISNVRELLPVLEAVAKAGKPLLIVAEEVEGEALATLVVNTIRGIVKVAAVKAPGFGDRRKAILEDIAILTNGQVVSEEVGLSLEKTTIGDLGRAKRIVITKENTTIIDGAGEAEKIQSRIKQIKAQIEETSSDYDREKLQERVAKLAGGVAVIKVGAATEVEMKEKKARVEDALHATRAAVEEGVVPGGGVALIRALKAVEGLKGDNTDQNLGIAITRRALEAPLRAIVANAGEEPSVVLNKVKEGKGNYGYNAASGEFGDMVEMGILDPTKVTRTALQHAASVAGLAITTEAIVAELPKKEEHNHGAGGMGGGMGGMGGMDF
- a CDS encoding LTA synthase family protein — encoded protein: MPLNSANPSARWRVIVLRAALLLLLVLAFVLLTGLLDGGVGVAPLRLFDQARVPLANAWPGLLLAGILLAISRRALLSFALAFLLQGLLYAVNVLKVANLGTPLLPDDFRIVGQLHKGGMHILSGYLPHSPWPYLGLLTAVALVVAAWRLEPPLFPRRTRGARLLGGGVLALALASILLGLPAWAKVYNGRTLWLEPWSAISTTAHSGLVSTLMLFHLEYNKGERKPDRAAAARLIEQSTPALLQSMQASAAGSELPDIVVVQSESFFDPSIMRGYERSNFTPNLRRLAARGTSGKLHVPTFGGGTIRTEFEVLTGLSLRYFDNLQFPYLQMSHKALPGLVRTLNRHGYRTTALHGNDPAFWNRTTAFKAIGFDRFVSQSSFPPTATNDGQYMADSAMTDEIMVQLKDDGPPQFIFAISIEAHGPYDVEPAQVAERDAIPVPEGISGQDKLELQTYLYHLKHADAELGRLAKLLAGRQRPSVLLFYGDHLPALSNSYQTTGFVDGGDMLGQAGVWLLVDPKRPGKRSSVETASWLLPGKLLAHVGIHDDPYFALTELVGPQLAALTEAPGAPPLPAGDAQQQLDQAMASIDQLRMKDKLDNLLPQPAATATGVLAHRDAAQRPSSATIQ